Part of the Zygotorulaspora mrakii chromosome 2, complete sequence genome, GATATTTTCCAAGGAAACTTTGAAGCTAATTGGTGTGGATTTTGTGGGTCCTTTTCTAAATCATAAGCTAAAAATACCGGCAAAAATTCACTGTAAACCGTCAGATGTAAGGACATTATGAAATTAACAGAAATTGgataaaaaacttttgtATGAAAAACATGATGCCAAATACTCAATTCACTACAGCCATCATCTGCGGAGATTCTTTCCGACTTGTTTAAATCGGTGGGTTCGTACGAGGAATAGGTCCTTATCAACGCTATAGATTGTCTTCTTGTCAAAGTATGCGGTATTGACGGAATGCTGTCACAGGAGCTGTTATCGTCTTGCAACAACTGGCTTGTTTCTGTCGGCTCTGTTGTCATCGACTCTGCTGTCGGTTCCACTTCCGCGGTTGTACCTACAGAGTCAGTGTCCTCATGTCTCTGCCAAGGCCTCAAGATGGGCTTCAGCCCGAAAATCTTGGTTCTTATGTAATCGCCCAATTCCACCCCGTAATCCCGtctcaatttcttcacAGGATGAGTCTCTTCTAAGAACAGCGCAGCATTGACCAGTCCAATGAACAAGAAAGACGTAACCACTAAATTCGGCAGTGCGTAGGGGTACGACCGCACAACTGCTTTGAGGCAATGTGGCACCCATTTTGGGATATAATCGCCGGAGCTGCCTGTGGGTCGAAACACAAGGTATCCACCAATCATAAGACCAATTATGGAACCcagttgaaaaagcagAGGCATTGTACTGAACGCTAACGCCTGATGCCTTCTCTCGGTCGCAATTTCTCCAATCATTGTTCTAATCACCCCAACATTTCCATTCAACAGCCCCATCAATATCCTGGCCAACATGGCTTGGTAGAAATTACGGGAAAACCCAAGTATCAGTAAAGAAACGATTGAGCCCATGAGTCCAAGGATCAATGCTAACTTTCTGCCGTGTCGTTCTGAAAACGAACCCCAGTAGTACGCCGATAGCACTTGACACAGCGCAAATGACGATGAGAGATAACCGGAATACTTCGACACTTGCGCATCATCTGGCGCGATATGGAAATCCTTGACCATAAAATATACATATGGGAACAGTGATGTGAATGCAATAGGTTCGCTGACTCTAACAATCGATACTGCCAGCAACTGTCGCCATGGGAAACCATTCATCTGTTCCTTAAACGTCAAAGTTTTATGCACCATAATCGACTTTcgtgatgaaaaaaaagggaTTAATATGACCTATTATTCCAAAACAGCACCAGTAATCGGTATCGGGTTCAAATCGGTAACGACTTGTCCTACGATTGCACTCAACAGACCTCAAGCTTCCCTTGAAGTTCGAGTCAAACGGAACTTACTGTTGCCTTTCCCATCCCAGAAGATATTACAAATCTGGTTGATTTCTGATGACAACAACCATATGGTCTCGGTTCCCCAAGATCCCTCCTCACGGAGAAGACGCTCAGAGCCACAATCAAGTGACCCTAAACCCCGGTAATAAAACTCCAAATCAGTCAAACGTCCGATTTGGAGCCATTCCGTAGAATTCCACCGAATTTCCCACCTGCTGGTTTAGTATGAGCTTTCAGATGCGTACATTTGCTAACTCCGTTGTGCATGCAGGTCAATTAATCGTAGGAGTTGGTTCTGTTTTGCACAGGTGCACATTAAAGGTTTCGAACCGCAGATGAAACAACGAGGTCTGACGACCAGGCTACTTCAGTACGAAATGAAATCATCTTATTCTGGGTAAATGGAAAGGAGTATGTAAATGTAGACAAAGGCGTGCCCTAGCTAATAGCCGCCGATCTCTTCTATAGTTCTCGCTTTCATTTATCATGTGCTACGATAATTACGATCAATACAATTATAAATGTTGGGTGCGTTTAGTCTGCCAACCAAACGATAATTTGGATTGCTTGCCTGGTTCGATTATGACGTTAATCACACTTGACCGGTGGGTCGACCTGGATGAGAGCAGGGCTTGTTTAAACGCTTTTTCCAGTTCATCCAGGTTACGTACTAGAAACCCGTTCGCACCGAGACCTTTACCAACAAGATCGTATCTACATTCGCTGGAAAGAGCCGTTGAGGGTGCGCGCAGTGGTTGCAACTCAGGAGCGACGCCGTGGTATATTCCGCTGTTGTTCATAACAATGACCACCAAACCGAGATTGTATCTGACGGATGTTTCCAGTTCCATGGCGGAGAATCCAAAGGCTGAATCGCCTTGAACTAAAATGACGTCTTTGTGGGGATGAGCCACTTTTGCGGCTATGCCATAGCCCAGGCCGATTCCCATGGTGGCATTGGTGCCGGCATCCAACCTGTGTTTGGGATAGTCGGTGGGAAACGAGATTCTTGCAATATCCATTGTATTAGCTCCTTCGGTGACTAAGATTGAATTTTCGTCTTCGATGAGTGGTCTCAGCGTGTGATATACTTGATTGTAGTTTAATTTTTGGCTGTTCGGAGGCTGTAACTCCTTGAGTAACAATTTTCGCTGATTCTTCTCGATCGTGCGTTGCCATTCCGGAGGGAGGCCATCATATCTGAAATTGCCACTTTTCAACGAGACTGTTAAAGCATCGACAGTTAATCCGACGTCCCCAAATAATCCGTACTGTAGTCCTCTTGCATTATTTTGTCCGATCGCCTCAGCATTTTCATCGACTTGAATGAATATGGCATCAGCCTTCCACTTTGGCGGCTCCGCAAAATGCAAAATCCAATTCAATCTCGCTCCTAGGACGATCACTATATCCGACTCCCTTAATACCTGAGATCTAGCCGATGAAACGTTTAAAGGATGTGAATCTGGGACGATACCTTTGGCCATAGGTGTTGGTAAGAAAGGAAGACCAAAAAGGTCAATTAACGTTCTTATTTCATCTGAGTTCTCAACAGCACCTTTTCCCATCACCACGAGTATTTTCTTATCCCCGTTTTTGAGAATTAGATCGGTGACTCTTTGAATAACGGCAGGATCGGGTGAACACTTTATCTTATCGAAGGACGGCGAATTTAAGTGTTTATCAACTTTAACCGTTTCTCCAATGATGTTACCTGGAAAATCAATATATGTTACTCCACTTGCACCCAAAGAAGCGTGTCTAACAGCATTGTAAGTGATCAGATCAATTACATTCTTATCTGCCTGAAGGCGACCTGTGAACTTCAGATAGCCATTGAGTAGGCTAATTTGATCTAATTCCTGAAATCCACCTTTGTGATTGTCCTCACTGCTACCCGCGATAACTATCAAGGGCCATCTGTTACTCATTGAGTTGTATACGCCCGCCAACGCATGTATTAATCCTGGTCCGCCAACTACCAGAAGAACTCCGGGTCTCCCTGTTAAATAACCGTAAGCAGATGCAGCATATGAAGCGGCTTGCTCATTTCTGCATCCAATAAACTTGATACCTTTATTAATCATTACATCTGCCAATTCGACTATCGGTATGCCCACTATACCGAAAATCGTATCAACATTGTATCCCTGTAAAACATTTGTGAAATACTCACAAGCGGAAACAGTCACCATGTCTCTAAAATATATAATAGGTAATGGTTGCACTTGGTACCGTTGACTGAACGAAATCACAACTGACGCCCTTCTTGTAAGATATTTATACTTGTTGTAGTTCTTTTCTGCGAGTTTGAAGGGGAAGATATTAAATTAAATTCGGGCCGAGAATATGAAAGTCGGCTATTCATATTATATTACCAACAAATGAAAGTCTTCATCGCTAAGGAAGTTCACAAGTTAAAAATACAACAGCATATATGAACTACGGTGAGTCTGCCATTCCTTTTTTCGCAAGGAATTAATACGTTAAAGATACTATTTACAATATTCGCACGAAAAATTACAGCcctgcttcttcttttttcacagCTCGATGGATCCAGAAGCACTTCTGTGAAATGGAATGGCATCTTTGATGTTATGACTACCAAATAAGTAGGATGCCAGTCTCTCAAGTCCTAAGCCAAATCCACCATGGGGAATTGTGCCCTCGCTACGTAATTTTAAGTACCAAGTAAGTTCGCCTGAACTATTCATTTTACGTCTGGCCATTTCGCGACTTAAAGAGTCATAATTGTCTTCCCTCATGCTTCCGCCTACAATTTCACCCATTTCAGGTACTAGTAGGTCAAAACAAGCAACCGTTTCGTTTCCAGGTAACTCTTCAGAGTTTGCCTTCATGTAAAACGCTTTGCAGTCTCTTGGGTAATCTGTAACAAAGACTGGGGATTCAAAATGCTCACCTGCCAGCCATTTTTCATGCTCAGTTTGTAAAGATTCGCCCCATTTGGGTTCGTAGTTGGGAAAAGGAACCATAGCATGTTGCTTTTTTAAGATTCCGATCGCCTCGGTATATGAAATCGTTGCCCACGCTTTATGCAAAAGAGATTCCCATCTTTTTAGaatttcttctcttgtCAGAGAATTATCTGGAGTGATAATTGGTAAGAGTTCGTTTTTTTGCTCATAACATGATTTTATACTATTCTTGAGCATTTCTTCTACAAATCTTGTTAGTTCCAAAACACTATCAACAAAGGATATTTCACTCTCAAGCATCCAAAATTCACTTAAATGACGATTAGTGTCGCTTCTTTCAGCTCTAAAACATGGTGTTAGCGTGTAGCATCGTGACAAAGCCATTGCCATTATCTCCAAATGCAATTGTGTCGAAACAGTCAAGTACGTTGGCTTACCAAAATACGAATCATTATCCCTCGATGATGATTGAACTTTAAAGAGTTCACCTGCACCTTCACAGTCACTTGATGTAAGTACTGGTGGAGAAACTTTTGTAAAATCATGCtcttggaaaaaattgaataatgACAATTCGAGATGAGATCTGAACCTCATTAAAGAACTGAGATAGCTAGATCTATGTTTTAATGTAGGTTGTGTTCTCAAGAATGACAAAGAATGAGCCTTCTTTTGTAGTGGATAATCGAGAGTAACATTTCCGATTATGCTGATGGATTTCAATGGCTCACTTATTTTTAATTCGAAGGATTGTTCTCTTTCTGGTGTCATTTTGCATTGAGCGTTCGTAATTGATACGCTTTGGCCGGTCTTAAGTCTTCTGACGTATTCCGTCTCTTTAGAATTCTCTATCGGAATGCAAACTTTTAGAGCATCAGTGCAAGTACCATCTTGCAAATCTATAAATGCAatgtttttcaacaatcttACCGATTTGATCCATCCCTTAACATGTTGTACATGATTCGTTGAGCTTGAAACTTCTTTCGACAATGATTTTATTGTCTTTGGAAGGATCGAATAATTGCGCACGAATGACAGCATCGCATGAGATACCTCAGCTCTTCGTAAGTACTATTTTTTGAGTCATTCTGAActattttgatttttcatttttcatttttcatttttcgtTTATTTTTACAGAACGCGCGCTATATGATATCTAGTTCTTGCTGATTAGttgacgatgatgattgTAAATGTTGTTGAAACTTGGCAATTTTACATCTCAGTTTCATTGTAAGGTCAGGAACGAAATCTGTTAGCTTGAGTTTTTGAGAACAACCACCCTGCGGGCAATCTCTTGTATCTTGGTcgttgaaatatatgatCAACCCTTCTTTGTCAAATACATGACTACATTTTGTAGAAATCAttggattttcaaaagttttgtaTGTTATTGGACAAATTAGTTCAATTTTACCACCCTCAATTTGCAAATCGTCTTCTGCGGCTGCTGAATTTTGATCAGGTATTATGCATGTTGGATCTCTCCATATGAAAGGCAAAGCTTTTAAAATTCCATCATCATTAGACAATTGATTTGAGGgttcatcatttgaaatactactactttcaaaaatacCAAATAGTGTTGGTGGGTTGGGTATACTACCGTTTTTGTGAGAGTCCCAAGTATCTAAAGAGATGGGTTCGTATTTCTCAGATTCTGTAATATAATCATTTTTCGAAACTTGCAAGGAGCTAGCAAGTGATTTTGATTGtgcttcaaatttttgtaaTTGTTGATAATTGCGTAATAGTAAACCGATGTGATCCTGGACGTTTTCGGTTCTCGGGTCTTCaatcaacaaattgaaagtcTCTAACAACTGTCTTTTAGCATTTTCATAAACAGAACTTAGATCTTTGGTGTGAATTCTATGTAGTAATGGTCTGGCATGTGGATGTAATGGGAGCGATGCTGGATAACTAGACATAGCTTTACTTTCGTTCCTTTGCCTgtctgtttttttttttaaatttcGCTGTTTTTAAATGATTGTACAGTGATGGTATAATGATTCACGCATTTAAGAAACAACAGAAAAGATacgagaaaaaagagtGGACCTAAGAAAAATGGAGTCGCAGATTAATGAATTGGCAGTACTTCAGATCATATACACGATACTGTTGGTGCAAAACAATGCAAGCAACGTGAATGAATATAAAGTCTCATTGGTGAAATTAACGAacgaatttcaaaataacaTTCTAATAAATCAGATTGTAAACCATGATATGAAGCTGGATATCAACGATATATTAGCGATAATTAAGAGAATCTTTCCAAATCAGAGAATATCATTAATCGATGGACAGCTAAGTTTTCATAATTTATCGTTGCGAGAGCTTGTTGCTGATATCAGTACTAGAGTGAACAGGTTTATCAAAGAGCAGACTGAAGTGGTAAGAAGGCTGGAAGTGGAAATATTGGAACCATCTACAACTCGTGCAATACAATCGCCACCACCTGCACAACCACAACCACAATCACAGCAATCGCATCAACAGCGCAGTGTTGCAACAGTAGATCCCAAAAAGGCCAAACTTCTGGAGCTGTACAGGGACACCGTATTGAACAAACTGCAAAACAAGAGTAATCAAAGCAATAATAAGAACCTTGAATGGCTTTACGACACACTGTCAAGAAACAAAGACATGGCAACGATAGTAAGGGACATTATCAAGATCGACTCTTTACGCAACGATACGCCAACTAGTGTGCACGAATTACAATTGACGTTGCAGAAAAGCATATGCGATGGACTGATGTGTAGCTACACGGGCGATAACACATGGAAAAGCGCCAGGCAACTACAAGCCGACTTCGACGACACAGTACAATTTATGAGAAGAGCACTTGAGTAAACACAGATTCACTCATATTCAATTAAACAATATTGCATATAATGTGCACGCGTACACACACAACACGCACACAAAATACATAGATAAAACTACTAAATATTAGTTCAAAACGAAAACGAAATCGAAGCATAACTATCCTACCGACCCACTAGCACAAGCTCAAACACACAACTGAGCAAGCACCGACGTACAGCCAGTTCTCAAGTTTCAACCTCGCGTTTCCACTTTTTCAGCACACACGCACGGACAAATCATCAAACAGGTAAAGAACAAATAAGCATCACACACACTAATAGAACAGCTggggaaaagaaaaagaatccaaAGTCACAGTCCGCGACTCAAGAATCAGAATCTTTGAATACCCTTCTGCTTGGCTTGCCATTTTCTGTACAAAATAGTACTGATAATCGCAATACAGGCCAAACCGACCAAAATAAAGACTAAAATAACACCACCTGGCAACATTGCTGTATAATTATTATcgatgaaaaattagattagactgaaaaaaaatgtgaaatAACCAAAAGTTAAAAACGATGATACGATTGTGTGATTGTATACGTGATGCTGTTTACTGCAACCAAATTGAATGTGACCTGTACTCAAACAAACGATATATGAAGTATATATGACGTTGTAAGAAAACAAAGACTGAATACAACCAAAAACCACCACCAGAAATGCAAGACTTAATCTGTAGCTGTAATACAACCACCTTTATATAGAGGAAGATACGTTTTTTTACGTCGGAAATGAAGTTTGCATTTCACGACGGGACGACGGGAGAccagaataaaaaaaaaataaaaacagaTTAAATAAAACTGTGCAGTGATCATGGCGGTATCTAGCTCTCTCCCTGTTCTGTGTTTGAGCTTGTTTCCGTTTGTTGGTGTGGATGTGATCCTGGGAGCGTCGAATGCAGACCAGAACGAgggaaatttttgattgcGGTAATTAACCGAACCACAGATACGAACGAAGAATGAGGAAAAAGAGACGACGAGCTAGTTCGAAAAGCTGTggattttctttatcacTTTGTCCATGTTGAACGGACcatgaaaagagaattgcAGTAATGTGTGCGGTTTTTTCTGGCGGGCGGTGGTCGGTTTTTATTACGTCGTTGCGTCGTTGCGTTCTTTTCTGCTCGGTTATTTCCCGTTTAGGCGGGCGGTGACAAATCGGTACAAAGGACAACAAAGGGACGCAGAAGTTGGACGAAACGGGACAAAGTCGCTGGACGGGCCGTCGTGGATGACGAGCAGCGAGCAGCGAGCGGCAAGGGCAGAGGAGCTGTCTTGGGGAGCGGTTGACCTTGAAGTGGATGTAACCGCCGAGATGCCAGTGAGCGTCGGGAGGTGGGCAAACTGGGCGCTGCGTTTTGGAGGCACAATCTGCGGGCCGGGTAACCGCGCACTGGAAACGGCGGTGGCTGCCGGGTAACAGTGCTGCGCTTGGTGGGCCGGGTAACAGAGCGTGCTGCGGCCGGGTAGCCGCGCCCGGCCGGTTTATTGACATTCGCGCCACAAAGGGTAACAATCATGTGCCAGCTCTAGCCACCCGTGACGAATCGCACAGATCGCAAATCAATTAAAGGTTCAATCCAGCTATATATACCCGAAAAGCAGGGTCGGGAGGACAGTACTTGTTTGAGAGTGCAGTACTGAAAGACGATTGCATTCATATTCGGTCACCTAGCATTGCACCAGGCCGCACCGCACCGCACGTTTCGCAAATGAGTTCGACTTTCTCTCGGTGGAGAAAAGTAGAGCTGCTCGATCTAGCTGATAAGTTACACATCTCAGGGATTCCCGGTAGTATTCGCAAAAATGACCTTATCAGTGTGATAGAGAGTCATTTGACAAGACTGGGCGAACCGTTAGACGTGGACGTCGAATACCCGGAGCTCAAGTCCTTCTACGATTCCGTTGTGAAGTCAGCAGAAGAGTCGTCTGACGTGGAAACCGAGTCccaaattgatgatttggaGAACGATGTCCAGTTGGACATCGAAGCTGTGTTGGATTCGGAGTCTGCGGataatttcaatgatttgaaCCTCACCCAGGAGTCAGAGACGCAAACCGAAAGTGACGCTGAAGGCAACGAAACGGAAACGGAAGGCGAGCCCTTCCGTTtcaatttccaaaattaCCTCTCTGACATCAAAGATAATGTCATGTCAGCGAACGATGCTGCGCAGGAGTTTTTGTCGACTACGAAAACTATTGAAACCCTATTTGGTTCTAT contains:
- a CDS encoding uncharacterized protein (similar to Saccharomyces cerevisiae YCR023C; ancestral locus Anc_1.451), which codes for MVHKTLTFKEQMNGFPWRQLLAVSIVRVSEPIAFTSLFPYVYFMVKDFHIAPDDAQVSKYSGYLSSSFALCQVLSAYYWGSFSERHGRKLALILGLMGSIVSLLILGFSRNFYQAMLARILMGLLNGNVGVIRTMIGEIATERRHQALAFSTMPLLFQLGSIIGLMIGGYLVFRPTGSSGDYIPKWVPHCLKAVVRSYPYALPNLVVTSFLFIGLVNAALFLEETHPVKKLRRDYGVELGDYIRTKIFGLKPILRPWQRHEDTDSVGTTAEVEPTAESMTTEPTETSQLLQDDNSSCDSIPSIPHTLTRRQSIALIRTYSSYEPTDLNKSERISADDGCSELSIWHHVFHTKVFYPISVNFIMSLHLTVYSEFLPVFLAYDLEKDPQNPHQLASKFPWKISGGISYLPQQTGTLLSTTGIFGVFVVIFIFPIVDRKFDCLKIFRSLVLLYPIIYVMVPYVIFLQQENIPKWWTSVYLYFITGTKTLCGALTFPQIMLLIHNSSPLSCRAVINGATISISAAARFIGPLIWGFLISWSEEKDVAWVSWWSLGLICMIALYQSYKIEPLNDYEDITVEREDQTSRQFSHKLRRSSLNSLANRR
- the PXP1 gene encoding putative indolepyruvate decarboxylase family protein (similar to Saccharomyces cerevisiae YEL020C; ancestral locus Anc_1.450), with protein sequence MVTVSACEYFTNVLQGYNVDTIFGIVGIPIVELADVMINKGIKFIGCRNEQAASYAASAYGYLTGRPGVLLVVGGPGLIHALAGVYNSMSNRWPLIVIAGSSEDNHKGGFQELDQISLLNGYLKFTGRLQADKNVIDLITYNAVRHASLGASGVTYIDFPGNIIGETVKVDKHLNSPSFDKIKCSPDPAVIQRVTDLILKNGDKKILVVMGKGAVENSDEIRTLIDLFGLPFLPTPMAKGIVPDSHPLNVSSARSQVLRESDIVIVLGARLNWILHFAEPPKWKADAIFIQVDENAEAIGQNNARGLQYGLFGDVGLTVDALTVSLKSGNFRYDGLPPEWQRTIEKNQRKLLLKELQPPNSQKLNYNQVYHTLRPLIEDENSILVTEGANTMDIARISFPTDYPKHRLDAGTNATMGIGLGYGIAAKVAHPHKDVILVQGDSAFGFSAMELETSVRYNLGLVVIVMNNSGIYHGVAPELQPLRAPSTALSSECRYDLVGKGLGANGFLVRNLDELEKAFKQALLSSRSTHRSSVINVIIEPGKQSKLSFGWQTKRTQHL
- the SLM5 gene encoding asparagine--tRNA ligase SLM5 (similar to Saccharomyces cerevisiae SLM5 (YCR024C); ancestral locus Anc_1.449), with amino-acid sequence MLSFVRNYSILPKTIKSLSKEVSSSTNHVQHVKGWIKSVRLLKNIAFIDLQDGTCTDALKVCIPIENSKETEYVRRLKTGQSVSITNAQCKMTPEREQSFELKISEPLKSISIIGNVTLDYPLQKKAHSLSFLRTQPTLKHRSSYLSSLMRFRSHLELSLFNFFQEHDFTKVSPPVLTSSDCEGAGELFKVQSSSRDNDSYFGKPTYLTVSTQLHLEIMAMALSRCYTLTPCFRAERSDTNRHLSEFWMLESEISFVDSVLELTRFVEEMLKNSIKSCYEQKNELLPIITPDNSLTREEILKRWESLLHKAWATISYTEAIGILKKQHAMVPFPNYEPKWGESLQTEHEKWLAGEHFESPVFVTDYPRDCKAFYMKANSEELPGNETVACFDLLVPEMGEIVGGSMREDNYDSLSREMARRKMNSSGELTWYLKLRSEGTIPHGGFGLGLERLASYLFGSHNIKDAIPFHRSASGSIEL
- the MMS21 gene encoding SUMO ligase MMS21 (similar to Saccharomyces cerevisiae MMS21 (YEL019C); ancestral locus Anc_1.448) — its product is MSSYPASLPLHPHARPLLHRIHTKDLSSVYENAKRQLLETFNLLIEDPRTENVQDHIGLLLRNYQQLQKFEAQSKSLASSLQVSKNDYITESEKYEPISLDTWDSHKNGSIPNPPTLFGIFESSSISNDEPSNQLSNDDGILKALPFIWRDPTCIIPDQNSAAAEDDLQIEGGKIELICPITYKTFENPMISTKCSHVFDKEGLIIYFNDQDTRDCPQGGCSQKLKLTDFVPDLTMKLRCKIAKFQQHLQSSSSTNQQELDII
- the EAF5 gene encoding Eaf5p (similar to Saccharomyces cerevisiae EAF5 (YEL018W); ancestral locus Anc_1.447), which translates into the protein MESQINELAVLQIIYTILLVQNNASNVNEYKVSLVKLTNEFQNNILINQIVNHDMKLDINDILAIIKRIFPNQRISLIDGQLSFHNLSLRELVADISTRVNRFIKEQTEVVRRLEVEILEPSTTRAIQSPPPAQPQPQSQQSHQQRSVATVDPKKAKLLELYRDTVLNKLQNKSNQSNNKNLEWLYDTLSRNKDMATIVRDIIKIDSLRNDTPTSVHELQLTLQKSICDGLMCSYTGDNTWKSARQLQADFDDTVQFMRRALE
- the PMP2 gene encoding proteolipid ATPase (similar to Saccharomyces cerevisiae PMP1 (YCR024C- A) and PMP2 (YEL017C-A); ancestral locus Anc_1.446), with protein sequence MLPGGVILVFILVGLACIAIISTILYRKWQAKQKGIQRF
- the GTT3 gene encoding Gtt3p (similar to Saccharomyces cerevisiae GTT3 (YEL017W); ancestral locus Anc_1.445); its protein translation is MSSTFSRWRKVELLDLADKLHISGIPGSIRKNDLISVIESHLTRLGEPLDVDVEYPELKSFYDSVVKSAEESSDVETESQIDDLENDVQLDIEAVLDSESADNFNDLNLTQESETQTESDAEGNETETEGEPFRFNFQNYLSDIKDNVMSANDAAQEFLSTTKTIETLFGSIELYYITKPLIESQNRGLSFSTLVTWLSFSYFLPVIFGYYINFCRYDFTIKVDPMIYYLTKGLLSLTISNLNVDSFAQSYATTVLNFNLISGLSLNLDLKFVNYIQLGLQSWQNSLGQLPLIFSIVGIILTLYII